Proteins encoded within one genomic window of Armatimonadota bacterium:
- a CDS encoding transposase, with amino-acid sequence MKLTLQLQVLPDAEQRQRLFLTMENVNEAATFAAKCGFDAKVFSQPSIHKLAYREIRERFGLSAQMAVRAIGKAVEVFARDKKICPTFKPHGAITYDERIFSFKGVDRVSLWAMPEGRVIVPMVYGDYQKERFDRIKGQADLVYRGGKFFLLCTVNMPDNLPVEIHDFVGVDLGVANIATTSDGKNYSGSEIKGVRHRHRRLRSTLQKKQTRAAKRRLKELAGQESRFATWVNHNIAKQIVVEAERTGQGIAVEELGGIRDRVQAGRKQRAVLHSWAFSQLRLFLTYKAKLAGIPLVAVDPRNTSRECAEGGNSRLSNCVAVLHG; translated from the coding sequence GTGAAACTGACACTCCAACTTCAAGTCTTGCCCGACGCCGAACAGCGTCAGCGACTCTTCTTGACGATGGAGAACGTGAACGAAGCGGCCACGTTCGCGGCCAAGTGCGGATTCGACGCCAAGGTGTTCAGTCAGCCGTCCATCCACAAACTCGCCTACCGCGAGATTCGTGAGCGGTTCGGCCTCTCGGCTCAAATGGCCGTCCGTGCCATCGGCAAGGCCGTGGAAGTCTTTGCTCGGGATAAGAAGATCTGCCCCACCTTCAAACCGCACGGCGCAATCACTTACGACGAGAGAATCTTCAGCTTCAAGGGCGTCGATAGAGTCAGCCTGTGGGCCATGCCAGAAGGCCGGGTGATCGTCCCGATGGTTTACGGGGACTACCAGAAAGAGCGGTTTGACCGCATCAAGGGGCAGGCCGATCTTGTCTACCGTGGTGGCAAGTTCTTCCTGCTCTGCACGGTGAACATGCCCGACAATCTGCCTGTCGAGATCCACGACTTTGTTGGGGTTGACCTCGGAGTCGCCAATATCGCCACTACTTCCGATGGGAAGAACTACAGCGGGAGTGAGATCAAGGGTGTACGGCACCGGCATCGTCGGTTGCGATCCACTCTCCAGAAGAAACAGACCCGGGCCGCGAAGCGAAGGCTGAAGGAACTCGCCGGGCAGGAGTCCCGTTTTGCGACCTGGGTGAACCACAACATTGCCAAGCAGATCGTTGTTGAAGCTGAACGCACTGGACAAGGTATCGCCGTTGAAGAATTGGGCGGTATCCGTGACCGAGTTCAGGCCGGGCGGAAACAACGTGCAGTTCTGCATTCGTGGGCCTTCTCTCAATTGCGTCTCTTCCTGACGTACAAGGCCAAACTGGCGGGTATCCCGCTGGTGGCCGTCGATCCCCGCAACACAAGC
- a CDS encoding tyrosine-type recombinase/integrase, with product MSSSALQPLPPDLTDVRRLVLDAVSSPTTKKMYAKALDDFFVWWAGQGRPPFARATVQAHRAWLEEQGYSPSTINQRLAALRKLAREAALNGHLGPEAAAGVTQVSGVKQSGTRAGNWLTREQAQALLDLPDARTLKGKRDRSILALLLGCGLRRAEVTGLDVGLVEQRDGRWVIPDLHGKHGRVRTVPVPGWVKHAVDVWSEAAGLTEGRLLRRMNRHDQVSGTSLSPNAILSLVSSYGAKLGVKLQAHDTRRTCAKLCRAAGGDLEQIQLLLGHASIQTTERYLGTRQNLADAPNDRLGLTANGE from the coding sequence ATGAGTTCCTCGGCCCTCCAGCCCCTGCCGCCCGACTTGACCGACGTCCGCCGCCTCGTGCTGGACGCCGTTTCCAGTCCCACCACGAAGAAGATGTACGCCAAAGCCCTCGACGATTTCTTCGTCTGGTGGGCAGGGCAGGGGAGGCCTCCCTTCGCCCGGGCCACCGTGCAGGCGCACCGCGCCTGGCTGGAAGAGCAGGGCTATAGTCCCTCCACCATCAACCAGCGCCTGGCTGCGTTACGGAAACTCGCCCGCGAGGCCGCGCTCAACGGTCACCTGGGGCCGGAAGCCGCAGCCGGCGTCACGCAGGTATCCGGTGTGAAGCAAAGCGGCACCAGGGCAGGGAACTGGCTGACCCGGGAACAAGCCCAGGCGCTGCTCGATCTGCCCGATGCGCGGACATTGAAAGGCAAGCGCGATCGCTCCATCCTTGCATTGCTGCTGGGCTGCGGTCTGCGCCGGGCTGAGGTCACCGGCCTGGATGTTGGCTTGGTTGAGCAGCGCGATGGCCGCTGGGTGATTCCGGATCTGCATGGTAAACACGGCCGGGTCCGCACCGTGCCGGTGCCGGGCTGGGTCAAACACGCTGTCGACGTTTGGAGTGAGGCCGCTGGTTTGACCGAAGGCCGGCTACTGCGGCGGATGAACCGGCACGATCAGGTCAGCGGCACTTCGTTGTCGCCCAACGCCATTCTGTCGCTGGTTTCCTCATACGGAGCCAAACTGGGCGTGAAGCTCCAGGCCCACGACACGCGCCGCACCTGCGCCAAGCTCTGCCGCGCCGCCGGCGGCGATCTGGAACAGATCCAACTCCTGTTGGGCCACGCCTCCATTCAGACCACGGAGCGCTACCTGGGAACGCGGCAGAATCTGGCCGACGCCCCCAACGACCGGCTTGGTTTGACGGCAAACGGTGAATGA
- a CDS encoding nucleotidyltransferase domain-containing protein, with protein sequence MQTQLAKQEVIEEMTRRLVEFYGPVRIYLFGSEARNEAGPDSDLDFLVVVPDDTPEVMMRSSEVYSRLSGFGIPKDVIPWRQSDFESRATYVKASLPATVVREGKLLYESA encoded by the coding sequence ATGCAGACTCAACTCGCCAAACAGGAAGTGATTGAAGAAATGACGCGGCGGCTCGTTGAGTTTTACGGGCCTGTCCGCATTTATCTCTTCGGCTCGGAGGCTCGCAACGAAGCGGGGCCGGACAGCGACCTTGATTTTCTTGTGGTAGTGCCTGACGACACCCCTGAAGTGATGATGCGGAGCAGCGAGGTGTATTCGCGCCTCTCTGGATTCGGTATACCGAAGGACGTGATCCCGTGGCGACAGAGCGATTTCGAAAGCCGTGCAACCTATGTCAAGGCATCCTTGCCCGCGACGGTAGTCCGTGAGGGGAAACTGCTATATGAGTCCGCGTGA
- a CDS encoding HEPN domain-containing protein, with translation MSPREALVTETREWLERAQADLDACVVLISAGLAPEALFHAQQCAEKSMKAILTWHQASFRKTHDLDELKHACLPLAGGIATELAGIERLSQYAWRFRYPGAPYSPERTEAEEARHAAGQLFNTVAAWLRSQFGE, from the coding sequence ATGAGTCCGCGTGAGGCTCTGGTTACGGAGACGCGGGAGTGGCTTGAGCGCGCCCAGGCAGACCTGGATGCCTGCGTCGTTCTAATCTCGGCTGGATTAGCGCCCGAGGCGCTGTTCCATGCCCAGCAATGTGCGGAGAAGTCTATGAAAGCTATCCTCACCTGGCACCAGGCTTCTTTCAGGAAGACGCACGACCTGGACGAGTTGAAACACGCTTGTCTGCCGCTTGCCGGAGGCATCGCTACTGAATTGGCCGGAATAGAGCGGCTCTCGCAGTACGCTTGGCGCTTTCGCTATCCCGGTGCCCCGTATTCTCCTGAGCGGACAGAGGCGGAAGAAGCCCGGCACGCAGCTGGTCAGCTTTTCAACACTGTAGCCGCTTGGCTTAGATCACAGTTTGGTGAGTAA